The genomic window TTCTGATATAGCAACACATCCTGCAGAAATTAGTTCAGCTATAGGACTTAGCTCTTTTCCCTCTTGCCCTTTTGTAATACTACCTATTGGAAAAACATTAACTAACCCTGTCTTGTCTGCTCTGTCTTTTATATAAACAGCAACTGACCCATTATCTATAGCCGGGTTAGTATTAGGCATGCAACAAACAGTTGTAAAGCCACCTACAGCTGCTGCTTCAGAACCTGATGTTATGTCTTCTTTGTACTCAAGTCCTGGCTCTCGGAAATGGACATGTAAGTCAATAAAGCCAGGGCATACAATTTTATCAGTAGCATCAATAATTTCTGCTTCATTATCATTAATGTTTTTTTGCACTGTAGTTATTTTCCCATCTGTAATTAATACATCCATAACATCATCAATATTATTAATAGGATCTAATACTTTTCCACCCTTAATTAGCAATTTCATTGCGTGAACCTCCCATCATCAAGAACAATAATGCCATTCTTACTGCTACTCCATTAGTAACTTGTTCATTAATAAGTGCTTGTGTGCTATCTGCAATACGACTAGAAATTTCAATCCCTCTATTCATTGGTCCAGGATGTAATACTAATACATCTTCCTTAGCTCTAGATAGCTTGTCTTCATTTATTATATAGAGACTTGCATACTCATCTAATGTGGGAAACAAAGCCTGTTGTTGTCTTTCTTTTTGAAGTCTTAATATATTTACTACATCAACACCTTCTAATGCTTCATCAAGACTATAATATGGTTTAACACCTAGTTTTTCTACTTCTTTAGGCATTAATGTTGATGGAGCAACTACTCTAATTTCACAACCAAATTTACTTAATCCATATATATTAGACCTAGCTACTCTGCTATGAAGTATATCCCCAATAATAGCAACCTTAAGTCCTTCTAAAGTACCTTTTTTCTCTTTTATCGTATACATATCTAATAAAGCTTGGGTAGGATGCTCATTAGCACCATCACCTGCATTTATTATTCTTATATTTGTGTTTTTACTTACATAATGAGGGGTTCCGCTCATAGCATGTCGCATAACCATTAAATCAAAACCCATTACCTCTAAAGTTTTTATTGTATCTCTTAAGCTTTCTCCTTTTTGTACACTACTACTAGAAACTCCAAGATTAACAGTATCAGCACTTAAATATTTCCCAGCAATCTCAAATGATGTTCTAGTTCTAGTACTATTCTCATAAAAAACTGTTATTAAGGCTTTACCCCTTAGTGTAGGTACTTTCTTAATATCTCTTTTAATAATATCTTTCATTGGAACAGCAGTATCAATAATAGATTCAATTTCTTCTTTGCTTAATTCTCTTAATCCTAATAAGTCTTTTCTTTGTTCTAATTTCACACTTATAAGCCTCCTTAATATTTTTAGGCTATAAAAAAAGCCTTCCTTGTCCATGCCAGCAAGGAAGGCTTTATGCCTCTTTAAGGTCTTACCCCTTGCTGCCTCTCTGGACAAATTTAAAGGGTATTCTAATCCACAAATTCTTGTATAACCACCTCATCTTTTCCGTCTAGTTCCTTAACATAAACTGAGATAACTTCTTTTTTAGAGGTGGGAACATTTTTTCCTATATAATCAGCTTTTATTGGTAATTCTCGATGGCCTCGGTCTACTAGAACCGCCAATTGAATTGACTGTGGTCTACCTAAATCAATTAATGCATCTAGGGCAGCTCTAACAGTTCTTCCAGTAAATAGTACATCATCTACTAAAACTACGTTTTTTCCTTTTATATTAAAATTAACTTCTGTTCTATGTACTAAAGGCTGTTCAGCCAAAGTAGTTAGATCATCGCGATAAAGTGTTATATCTAGAACTCCTGAAGGGACTTTCACCCCTTCTATTTGTTCTATAGCATCTACTATACGTTCACCTAACGGACCACCTCTTCTTCTAATACCAATAATAGCTATGTTATCTACACCTTTATTTTTTTCTATTATTTCGTGGGCTATACGAGTAAGAGCTCTTTTCATTGCAACTTCATCCATTATGGAATTCTTTTCACGCATTTTCATATGCTCATCCTCCTTCTAAAACAAAAAGCCTGCCATTCGTTTGACCGAAGGCAGGCATAGATATCCCACTATCCTTGCTAGCCTCACGGGGCCAACTTAAAGGTTCCTAAATGATTTTATACAAACCTAAATTATATGTCAATCATTTATTAACTAAACTTTCAAGTATACATTTCAAATCATCAGGTAGTTCACTTTTAAATTCAACATACTTATCAGTACTAGGATGATTAAAGCCTAATAGATGAGCATGTAATGCTTGTGATTCTAAGCCAAATGGGTTTTTTCCAGAACTATATAAAGGATCTCCAACTACAGGGTGTTTAATATAAGAAAAATGAACTCTTATTTGATGAGTTCTGCCAGTTAGTAGCTTAACTTTAAGTAATGTATAATCCTTATATCTATTCAACACTTCATAATTACTTAATGCTTCTTTACCTTCACCTATAACCGCCATTTTTTTACGATCTTTTTTACTTCTTCCAATTGGTGCATCAATTGTTCCTAGGTTTTCTTTTATAATTCCATGAACTAGTGCAATATATTCTCTATTAATAGTATGATTTTTTATTTGTAAAGCAATATTTCTATGAGCTGTATCATGTTTAGCTACTACCATTACTCCTGAAGTATCTTTATCTAGTCTATGTACTATACCTGGCCTAATTTCACCATTAATACCAGATAAATCTTTTATATGATACAACAAAGCATTTACCAAGGTATTATCCCAGTTACCATGAGCAGGATGTACAACCATATTTTTAGGTTTATTTATTACCACAATATCTGAATCTTGATATATTATATCAAGTGGAATATTTTGAGGTATTATATCAACCTCACGTGGTTCTTCTAGCTCAACTATTATCTCATCACCTATGTTTACTTTATAACTTGCTTTTTTACTCTCTCCATTTACTTTAACCTTTTTTTCATCAATAATGTTTTTTATCATAGTACGAGAAATATCATCAATCTGTTCAGAAATAAAAAAATCAAGTCTTTCTCCATCCATATTATCTTCAACCAATAAAGTTATTAATTCCATTCCTCTTCACTTCTTTCAACAAACAGATAAATAATTAAAACAATACCACCAACTACTATGGCAATATCAGCTATATTAAAAATTGGCCACCATCCCAAATCAATAAAATCTACAACAGAATCAAACCTGATTCTATCAATAAAGTTCCCTATTGAGCCTCCAACTATAAGTCCCATAGCAATTACAGCATAAAATGGCGTTGAGTATTTTAAATAATAAAAAGTTAGTGCACTAATTACTATAATTGCAGATATATAAAAGACCCATGATTTACCAGCTAGCATGCCAAATGCTGCTCCTGGATTATGTATATAGGTAAAATTTATAATTCCACTTATTACTGGAATACTTTGTCCTAGGCTCATATTTGTGATAATTAAATATTTGGAAACTTGATCAAAAATAAGAATTATTGCCACAGTTAACCAAAATCTCAATATAATAGTACCTCCACATAATCATTTTAGACTAAGCATATATTACCACTAACCTCATAAACTAGCAAAACAATAATTTATAAAAAAATCAAGAAACATATCATGTTTCTTGATTTATATTAATCTATTTATATTGGTTATACTAAAACAAACTTGCTAATCTTAATCTAATATTATTGTTCTATATAATGATTTTATAGACTTATTTATGCATCAATTAACCATGTATTAACCTTGGTAAACATCTTGTACAACACCACATTGATTCACCTTTGTGCTTTATAGGCAGAAGATATTTATTATCTTCTGTGTTACTACAAAAATTACACTTTTGAGGTATATAAGTTGTATTAGACTGCCTCAAGTTTTTTTCTACCTCTAACTCAGAAAATTCTTCCGCTACTCTTTCCTCTAAAGTAAGTGCACCAGTAGGACAAACACCTATACAGAACCCTGCCCCATCACATAGTTCCTCTCGAATTATTTTAGCCTTTCCATCTATTAATGTTAGTGCACCTTCTGCACATGGACTAATGCAAGCCCCACAGCCATCACACAATTCTTCATCAATTTTAACAATAGTTCTTTTTACTAACACCATAATAACTCCCCTCTAATGATGAGTTCCTTTAATAATGCGTATTTCTTTACTTTTTAGCATTTCATTTATCTCGTCAATATGTGGACATTTTGGATAGTTTCCATCTAGGAGCATACAAGATGATAAGTGAATTGCATCTAACCCAAACTTTTTAAGACTATTTACAAGTCTTGATATTCTTCGTCCCGGACATCCTCCACAGGTGATAAAACCGATTATCTCTACATCATTTTCATACTCTTTAAAAGCTTGCTCACGCATATTAAAGGCTTTAAAACATGCTGTACCGGGACAAACTTCTGATACAGTTTCACAACGAACAACTGCAATCCTAGTTTTGTTTTCTTTATTCTCAACAGATTTTTCAGCAAATTTAAGATAATTTTCTCTACTCTTTGTAACATCCTCAGCAGTAATATTATTTTTACCCTCAGAATACGCTGCATTTTCTACTGCTTTTTTTGCTATACCCCTAAACATTGCTGGAACTTTTTTCAATTCTTTTAATGCATCCTCTTCCCAGTACATTTTTCCCCCTCCTATTTGGTGTTATGAAACTAAGGGAAGCACGGGACGGGGGAAGCAAGGGGACGGTTCTTTTGCTTCCTAAAAAAGGAAGCAAAAGAACCGTCCCCTTGCTTCCCCGCCCCTTACTTCCTTCCTGTGCTTCCTATTATTAATTATCCTAAGATAGTTTGTAAATCTTCTTCAACAGTACTAATAGGTTTTATACCATAGTTTTCAACTAATACATTTAATACACCTTCACTAATAAATGCTGGTAGAGATGGACCTAATCTAATATCTTTAATATCTAAATATAATAGAGTTAAAAGTATAGATACTGCTTTTTGCTCATACCAAGATAGTACTAATGATAATGGCAAATCATTTACTCCACATTCAAATGCTTCTGCAAGTGCTAATGCTATTTTAACAGCTGAATAAGCATCATTACACTGACCAATATCTAACAACCTTGGTATTCCATCTATTTCACCAATTTTGTGGTCAAAGAAACGGAATTTTCCACAACCAAGTGTTAGGATTACAGTATCTTTAGGTGACCTATCGACTAGTTCTGTGTAGTAATTTCTGTCCGATTTAATTCCATCACATCCACCAACTAACATGAAGTGTTTAATTTTTTCTTGTTTAACACCCTCTACTATCTTATCTGCAACAGATAATACAGCATTTCTAGCAAAACCTGTCATTACTTCACCTTTATCTATATCTTCTTCAAAACCAGGCATTTGCTGTGCTTTATCTATAAGTTTATCAAACTGACCATTTTCCACATGTGTAACTCCTGGCCATGCAACTGTTCCCGTTGTAAATATGCTATCTATATAACTGTCTTTTGGCTCTTGTATGCAGTTTGTAGTCATTAAAATTGGTCCTGGAAAATCAACAAACTCTTTTCTTTGATTTTGCCATGCTGTCCCATAGTGGCCATAGAAATGACTAAAATTTTTAAGTTCTGGATAACCATGAGCAGGTAACATTTCACCATGGGTATATATGTTTATACCCTTACCCTCTGTCGCCTTTAGTAAATCAAATAAATCCTTTAAATCGTGCCCTGACACCAATATAGCTTTACCCTTCTTTTGTCCTAAAGGAACACTAGTAGGTACTGGATGACCATAAGTTTTAGTATTAGCATCATCTAATATTTCCATTGCGATTAGATTTATTTCACCACATTTTAGTACTAATTCAACCCACTCAGCTAATGATCTATCTCTATTAATAGTAGCTAATGCTTCATGAATAAAGCTATAAATTCTCTCATCTTCATTACCTAAAACATAAGCATGATATGCATAGGCAGCTACACCCTTAATACCATATATTAGTATTTGTTGTAAGGATTGAATATCTTCAGTAGCATTTTCATCTATAATTAGCCTAAACTCTTCTCCTAATAATTCTAATTCTTTGGTTGATTTGGCTTGAGTAATCTTATTAAAAAATTCAGGTACTGGCTTTTGTATTTGTTGTGCTAATTCATTAGCTAAGAATTGTACATCAAGTACATACTTAGCTAGGCTATTTGAGTCAAAATTAACATTAGTTAAGGTTGTAAAAATTGATTCGATAGTAAAGCGATTAAATTTTTCGAGTTCTAATCCTTTTTCTTTAGCTTCATTTGCTAAAACGGATAATTCCTTTACTGAACATAATACTAAATCTTGTAGAGCTGAAACTTCTGCATTTTTCCCACAAACTCCTTTAACTTCACATGCTATTCCTTTTGCTGTTTGTTCACATTGATTACAAAACATATTAATTCCTCCCAAACACTTAATTTTATTCAAGGGGACCTAGTTTACCTTTAAGACCTTTTTTGTCCACAATTAAAACTTTTTAAACAAGCTCGTCTAATGTAACATTTTTTAGTTCTTTTAACATAGCATGTTGGGCTTTAGCTAAAACTCCCGAAACTTTACAATTCGATTTATTAGGACATTCATATCCGGGGGATAAGCAAACATTCAACGCAATAGGCCCTTCAATTGATGAAACTATATCAGCTACAGTAATTTTTTCAGCTGGTTTGGCTAGTCGAACACCACCCCGTGTTCCTCTTTGTGTTGTAACTAAATCACCCATACTTAATAATTTAATAGTTTTTTTTAAAAAATCTTCTGGGATATCTTGCTGTTCTGCTATAAATTTTGTTGAAAGAACTTCTCCAAAAGGAGCTTTAGCAATTTCAATTAGGGTTTTAATAGCATATTCACTTTGTCTTGTTATTTGCATTAATTTCACCTTATTCTATTGTGTACTATTTTTGTCCCCTTTGTCTATATTCAGAATATCAAATCCCTAATAATTTTGCAATATTGATTCTGTTGCAAAAAGTAACTACAACAAACTTAAGGCTGAGTAAACATGTTTATCTAAGTCCCGAATAGCAAGGCGTGGTGCATAGATCACGGCTAAGTATAAATAAAAAATCATTTTAGATAATAAGTGCTAAGCTAAAATGAAGGTAAAGACCGATGAGCGGCGTGATAAACATGTTTGCTCAGCCGATTCCATACTCTAAGTTTAGCTTTTTGGCAGTGGAATCAATATTAAATTTATATTTTTTTATATATCAGGGGAGACGTATATTACAAAAATTTTCTTACTTGTGAACATAGTTTAAATGTCTTCCATGCTGACTTGCCAGATTGATCTAACAACTCATTTGCTATATGAGTGTAGTCTTGTTCTACAACTTTTTTATCTGATAAATACATTGCTAAAAGACCTTCGACTACTGTTTTTTCAAATGGACTTTGATTAGCTGCTTTGTGTGATTGATCAATAAAAAATTTAAGTCTTTCTACCATTTCGTGATTATCTTTATAGTAAAATGTAAAATTTAAATCTCCACCTTTTTTATCTTCCTCATGATCTATAAAGTAATCCAGAAGTATATGTAATCCACATATCCAAGGAAAATAGGTATTCATTTTTTCTTTGCTTT from Candidatus Syntrophocurvum alkaliphilum includes these protein-coding regions:
- a CDS encoding RrF2 family transcriptional regulator, encoding MQITRQSEYAIKTLIEIAKAPFGEVLSTKFIAEQQDIPEDFLKKTIKLLSMGDLVTTQRGTRGGVRLAKPAEKITVADIVSSIEGPIALNVCLSPGYECPNKSNCKVSGVLAKAQHAMLKELKNVTLDELV
- the pyrR gene encoding bifunctional pyr operon transcriptional regulator/uracil phosphoribosyltransferase PyrR; its protein translation is MKMREKNSIMDEVAMKRALTRIAHEIIEKNKGVDNIAIIGIRRRGGPLGERIVDAIEQIEGVKVPSGVLDITLYRDDLTTLAEQPLVHRTEVNFNIKGKNVVLVDDVLFTGRTVRAALDALIDLGRPQSIQLAVLVDRGHRELPIKADYIGKNVPTSKKEVISVYVKELDGKDEVVIQEFVD
- a CDS encoding aspartate carbamoyltransferase catalytic subunit, with protein sequence MKLEQRKDLLGLRELSKEEIESIIDTAVPMKDIIKRDIKKVPTLRGKALITVFYENSTRTRTSFEIAGKYLSADTVNLGVSSSSVQKGESLRDTIKTLEVMGFDLMVMRHAMSGTPHYVSKNTNIRIINAGDGANEHPTQALLDMYTIKEKKGTLEGLKVAIIGDILHSRVARSNIYGLSKFGCEIRVVAPSTLMPKEVEKLGVKPYYSLDEALEGVDVVNILRLQKERQQQALFPTLDEYASLYIINEDKLSRAKEDVLVLHPGPMNRGIEISSRIADSTQALINEQVTNGVAVRMALLFLMMGGSRNEIAN
- a CDS encoding CGGC domain-containing protein; its protein translation is MYWEEDALKELKKVPAMFRGIAKKAVENAAYSEGKNNITAEDVTKSRENYLKFAEKSVENKENKTRIAVVRCETVSEVCPGTACFKAFNMREQAFKEYENDVEIIGFITCGGCPGRRISRLVNSLKKFGLDAIHLSSCMLLDGNYPKCPHIDEINEMLKSKEIRIIKGTHH
- the hcp gene encoding hydroxylamine reductase — its product is MFCNQCEQTAKGIACEVKGVCGKNAEVSALQDLVLCSVKELSVLANEAKEKGLELEKFNRFTIESIFTTLTNVNFDSNSLAKYVLDVQFLANELAQQIQKPVPEFFNKITQAKSTKELELLGEEFRLIIDENATEDIQSLQQILIYGIKGVAAYAYHAYVLGNEDERIYSFIHEALATINRDRSLAEWVELVLKCGEINLIAMEILDDANTKTYGHPVPTSVPLGQKKGKAILVSGHDLKDLFDLLKATEGKGINIYTHGEMLPAHGYPELKNFSHFYGHYGTAWQNQRKEFVDFPGPILMTTNCIQEPKDSYIDSIFTTGTVAWPGVTHVENGQFDKLIDKAQQMPGFEEDIDKGEVMTGFARNAVLSVADKIVEGVKQEKIKHFMLVGGCDGIKSDRNYYTELVDRSPKDTVILTLGCGKFRFFDHKIGEIDGIPRLLDIGQCNDAYSAVKIALALAEAFECGVNDLPLSLVLSWYEQKAVSILLTLLYLDIKDIRLGPSLPAFISEGVLNVLVENYGIKPISTVEEDLQTILG
- the lspA gene encoding signal peptidase II; translated protein: MRFWLTVAIILIFDQVSKYLIITNMSLGQSIPVISGIINFTYIHNPGAAFGMLAGKSWVFYISAIIVISALTFYYLKYSTPFYAVIAMGLIVGGSIGNFIDRIRFDSVVDFIDLGWWPIFNIADIAIVVGGIVLIIYLFVERSEEEWN
- a CDS encoding RluA family pseudouridine synthase, which encodes MELITLLVEDNMDGERLDFFISEQIDDISRTMIKNIIDEKKVKVNGESKKASYKVNIGDEIIVELEEPREVDIIPQNIPLDIIYQDSDIVVINKPKNMVVHPAHGNWDNTLVNALLYHIKDLSGINGEIRPGIVHRLDKDTSGVMVVAKHDTAHRNIALQIKNHTINREYIALVHGIIKENLGTIDAPIGRSKKDRKKMAVIGEGKEALSNYEVLNRYKDYTLLKVKLLTGRTHQIRVHFSYIKHPVVGDPLYSSGKNPFGLESQALHAHLLGFNHPSTDKYVEFKSELPDDLKCILESLVNK
- a CDS encoding ATP-binding protein, with amino-acid sequence MVLVKRTIVKIDEELCDGCGACISPCAEGALTLIDGKAKIIREELCDGAGFCIGVCPTGALTLEERVAEEFSELEVEKNLRQSNTTYIPQKCNFCSNTEDNKYLLPIKHKGESMWCCTRCLPRLIHG